CGGGCGTGGGTGTGAAGCTGAGATTGGCCGCCGCGCCGCATTACCATATAGCGCGCCAGGCGCTCGTGAATGTGGCGCAGGAGGTTGGCCAGTTCCTCGTTGCCGGCGGCTTCGGCGATCAGATAATGAAACTCGCGGTTCTCGTCGGTGTAGCGGTCGTACGATTCCTCGTCATCGCCGGTGTAGCCGGCGTGCACCCTTTCCAGGCGGGCAAGCTGTTCGGGGGTGATGCGCTGGGCCGCCCGCTCCACGGAGGCCAGCTCCAAGATGCCGCGCAGTTCCAGCAGGTCGCGCAACTGCTTCAGCGTCAGGCGGGTGACGAAATAACCGGAACGCGGCTTGATGGTCACCAGGCCCTCCTGGTCCAGCATTTGCAGGGCCTCGCGCACCGGGGTGATGCTGGTGCCGTACTGGCGGGCGAGGTCTTCCACGGAAAGGCGTTCGCCGGGGCGCAAGTGCTGCATGATGATGGAGCGCCGGATCTCTTTGTAAATCCTGTACTTAAT
The sequence above is drawn from the Anaerolineae bacterium genome and encodes:
- a CDS encoding GntR family transcriptional regulator, with the protein product MQHLRPGERLSVEDLARQYGTSITPVREALQMLDQEGLVTIKPRSGYFVTRLTLKQLRDLLELRGILELASVERAAQRITPEQLARLERVHAGYTGDDEESYDRYTDENREFHYLIAEAAGNEELANLLRHIHERLARYMVMRRGGQSQLHTHARILDALRRHDVAAARQAMWEEITETRDAILERVIQEESSAWQLQS